Part of the Lycium ferocissimum isolate CSIRO_LF1 chromosome 6, AGI_CSIRO_Lferr_CH_V1, whole genome shotgun sequence genome, CATTTTACAGTATGCTTTTATGGATATGCTAAATCAATAAACATTACATAACTTAGTTATGCAGATTTAACTCTAAATGTTGTTTTTAGGCATcataattgaaagaaaaaaaaggtagtAGAGCAAATATACCCGCTGGTTGAGCTGTGAATCGCATGAGAAGCAAGGAGAATGTCTCTAATTAGTTGGAGTTCCTTAACAACATCCCCAATATCCATCCTTTCTCTCGGTGATTCAACCGAACATGCAACTCCAATCTGTATTATCGAGATCAAGCATTCCTGCGCTTGTTTCAAACTAGAATCTTCTGGATCTATAAGTCCTTCCTCctcctcttgtttttctctgCTGCTGCTAGGTAGAAGCATGGGGTCTACTATTTCATCAATTGTTTCAGGTAAAGCGATCTTAGCAAAATTGTGAAGAGTCAGTCCATCTTTGAACATGCTGTCAGTAGGTCTCTTTCCAGAAAACATCTCTAGCAAAAGGATCCCATAGCTATACACATCACCAAACGCGGAAGCCTTACCTCCCATGCTGTACTCTGCCCAGAGGAAAGAAAATATGTACAGAACTTAAAAGATGTAAAATCAATCTGAAAACTCTCTACTTTGAGAAAGAGATAATTACAGTCTAATGCCTTTCCATGTTCTAATTTTCAAAATAGCCAACAAATGTATAGgttttatatattaagtataaatatacatataatatacatattgtttaggttttgtatattttggctagtgCCGATAATTAATTTTGTCCGACaggccaaaaatgaaataaaaaccTTTGAGAAACCATTTAAAAACAATAATTATGAGGATGTATATCAACTTTGAAGTATCTAAAAAGCACGAGTAATGGAATCAGCAAGTTAAACAATGTTACCTGGTGCAGCATATCCAATTGAACTACTCGGATTAGGACGATATTTGCTCATGGCTTCTACGAAAAACTTTGCTAAACCAAAATCAGCTACATGGGCAGTCATGTCATTGTCGAGAAGTATGTTCTCCGGCTTCAGATCACTGTGCAGAATTGGTTTGTGGCAATGGTGATGAAGATATTCCAGTGCACAGGCCACATCAATAGAAATGTTTAGTCTTTCAACTAGACTCAGGATCCTCACCTCATTATTCGAGGCATCCACTCCCGAAGTAGGATGCAACCAACTTTCTAAGCTCCCATTAGGCATATATTCGTATACTAAAGCTTTAAATGGATTACCTTCAAAATCACAAGTCGAACAGGCAGTATAGATCTTAGCAAGATTTTGATGCCTAATGTTTCTCAGGGCTTCACACTCAGCCATGAAGCTCTTAAAAGCCCCTTGTTGGTCAATGTTTATCACCTTCACCGCAACCAATCTTTCACCTTGATCAAGTACCCCTTTGTAAACTGAACTATAGCTACCAATCCCAATCAAGTTGGCAGAAGAGAACCCATTTGTCGCTCTATATAGGCTGTCATAAGTTACCCTCATAAAACACCCTGTGAGTGAAGATGTTAAAGAAGGTGAAGGCTCTCCCCTTGACTTTCTCAACCGAAAGATTATGACTAAAGACATCATCAACACCAGTGCTAGAACTCCAGAAAGAAGAGGGATCATTAGCTTAATGCTGCTGGACTTATCTCTTCCCTTAGGTTCAGTGTTTGGACAAATTGGCAACTTGAGTTCTGGTATACCCCCACAAAGTTTCTCATTCCCAGATATGGAGATTGCAGACGCATTTTTGAAAACACCATCGGTTGGCACCTGACCTTCAAACTGATTGAATGACAAATTCAATCTTTTTAAGGAAATCAGCTGTAAGGATCTCGGAATCTGACTGGATAAATTGTTGCGAGAAAGATCCAACTCTTCAAGACCTCTCAAAGAACTAAGGGATGAAGGAATTGTACCTTCAAAGAAGTTGCCGTCTAAAATAAGGCTCTCCAAAGTTACACAGTTACCTATGCTACTAGGAATTTTCCCAGACAACATGTTATTAGAAAAATTTAATCTCCTAAGATTGATGAGAGCTCCTATTTCAATCGGTAAAGGACCGGATAATTGATTGCCACCAAGATTAAGAGAAATTGTTAAGGAAGACAAACTCATAACTCCATTTGGTATGGTGCCACTTAGATGATTCTGAGAAAGGTCTAAATCTTGCAAGTACTGGAAGTTGCCAAAACTATTGGGAATGTTACCAGTTAACTCATTCTTTTCAAGATGAAGTGCATATAATCGAGTCATATTAGATATAGAAGGTGGAATACTTCCCGAAAGTTTATTTTCAGATAAATCCACTAACTGAAGCCTATGAAGGTTTCCAATGGATTCAGGAATGCTATCGGAAAAATTATTCTTTTGCAATTGCAATTCAGTCAAGTTAACAAGATTTCCTATTCCTGAATTAATACTTTCAAATAGTTGATTACCTCCCAATCTTAGTGATAGAAGAGTTGAGGATAAATTTGTGATAGAATCAGGCAGCACACCTCCAAATTTGCAATCACTCAAATCCAGAACTTTCAAGTTTCTACATCTACTCAAAGAATTGAAAAAACTCAAGTCATCAATGGAATTTGATGCAAGAATCAGCCACCAAAGATTCGATAAGCCCCCAAAGTCAATCGACACTTTGCCAGTGAAATTACTACCATTTGCATCAAGTTTAACAAGATTTGAAGCATTAGATAATGACTTTGGAAGGGGTCCAGTAAACCAATTATGACCAATGTTTAGAACTTTCAATCTGGGAAGACTAAAACCAAATTCAGATGGCAAAGTTCCATACAGCTGATTATAAGGGACTGTAAATATCTCAAGAGATGAAAGATTGAAAATTGCATCAGGCACCACACCAGATAACTTATTTACACCCAAACCAAGAAAACTCAATG contains:
- the LOC132059373 gene encoding probable LRR receptor-like serine/threonine-protein kinase At3g47570 isoform X1 → MVFSLYFKIPVPLYSFVFYLTFLPCMFTLHNGNETDRQALLAIKAGITEDPYGTFTSWNDSVHFCKWTGVTCGHLHQRVTKLNLTSLDLVGTLSPDIGNLTFLTELNLELNNFHGKIPPQVGGLFGLKHVYLTNNSFSGAIPINLSRCSNLVVLSFGWNKLSGKIPLEFGSLQKLERFHVHNNNLSGVIPETLGNLSSIKSLSLSVNSFKGTIPSSLGQLKTLSFLGLGVNKLSGVVPDAIFNLSSLEIFTVPYNQLYGTLPSEFGFSLPRLKVLNIGHNWFTGPLPKSLSNASNLVKLDANGSNFTGKVSIDFGGLSNLWWLILASNSIDDLSFFNSLSRCRNLKVLDLSDCKFGGVLPDSITNLSSTLLSLRLGGNQLFESINSGIGNLVNLTELQLQKNNFSDSIPESIGNLHRLQLVDLSENKLSGSIPPSISNMTRLYALHLEKNELTGNIPNSFGNFQYLQDLDLSQNHLSGTIPNGVMSLSSLTISLNLGGNQLSGPLPIEIGALINLRRLNFSNNMLSGKIPSSIGNCVTLESLILDGNFFEGTIPSSLSSLRGLEELDLSRNNLSSQIPRSLQLISLKRLNLSFNQFEGQVPTDGVFKNASAISISGNEKLCGGIPELKLPICPNTEPKGRDKSSSIKLMIPLLSGVLALVLMMSLVIIFRLRKSRGEPSPSLTSSLTGCFMRVTYDSLYRATNGFSSANLIGIGSYSSVYKGVLDQGERLVAVKVINIDQQGAFKSFMAECEALRNIRHQNLAKIYTACSTCDFEGNPFKALVYEYMPNGSLESWLHPTSGVDASNNEVRILSLVERLNISIDVACALEYLHHHCHKPILHSDLKPENILLDNDMTAHVADFGLAKFFVEAMSKYRPNPSSSIGYAAPEYSMGGKASAFGDVYSYGILLLEMFSGKRPTDSMFKDGLTLHNFAKIALPETIDEIVDPMLLPSSSREKQEEEEGLIDPEDSSLKQAQECLISIIQIGVACSVESPRERMDIGDVVKELQLIRDILLASHAIHSSTSGSLRFEGSSSRSVASNWQNFTSFHLP
- the LOC132059373 gene encoding putative receptor-like protein kinase At3g47110 isoform X2; this translates as MVFSLYFKIPVPLYSFVFYLTFLPCMFTLHNGNETDRQALLAIKAGITEDPYGTFTSWNDSVHFCKWTGVTCGHLHQRVTKLNLTSLDLVGTLSPDIGNLTFLTELNLELNNFHGKIPPQVGGLFGLKHVYLTNNSFSGAIPINLSRCSNLVVLSFGWNKLSGKIPLEFGSLQKLERFHVHNNNLSGVIPETLGNLSSIKSLSLSVNSFKGTIPSSLGQLKTLSFLGLGVNKLSGVVPDAIFNLSSLEIFTVPYNQLYGTLPSEFGFSLPRLKVLNIGHNWFTGPLPKSLSNASNLVKLDANGSNFTGKVSIDFGGLSNLWWLILASNSIDDLSFFNSLSRCRNLKVLDLSDCKFGGVLPDSITNLSSTLLSLRLGGTIPSSLSSLRGLEELDLSRNNLSSQIPRSLQLISLKRLNLSFNQFEGQVPTDGVFKNASAISISGNEKLCGGIPELKLPICPNTEPKGRDKSSSIKLMIPLLSGVLALVLMMSLVIIFRLRKSRGEPSPSLTSSLTGCFMRVTYDSLYRATNGFSSANLIGIGSYSSVYKGVLDQGERLVAVKVINIDQQGAFKSFMAECEALRNIRHQNLAKIYTACSTCDFEGNPFKALVYEYMPNGSLESWLHPTSGVDASNNEVRILSLVERLNISIDVACALEYLHHHCHKPILHSDLKPENILLDNDMTAHVADFGLAKFFVEAMSKYRPNPSSSIGYAAPEYSMGGKASAFGDVYSYGILLLEMFSGKRPTDSMFKDGLTLHNFAKIALPETIDEIVDPMLLPSSSREKQEEEEGLIDPEDSSLKQAQECLISIIQIGVACSVESPRERMDIGDVVKELQLIRDILLASHAIHSSTSGSLRFEGSSSRSVASNWQNFTSFHLP